The sequence GCATCCGGCTGTTGCCGAAGCCGCTGTGGTCGGTTACCCCCATGATATTAAAGGGCAGGGCATTTATGTGTATGTGTTGCCCACTGACGGCGTTGAGATCACCGAGGAGCTGACCAAAGAGGTGCGCCAGTTTGTCAGGGATGATCTGAGTCCTATCGCCAGCCCTGATTTTATTCAGTGGACACCGGGCCTGCCGAAAACCCGCTCCGGTAAAATCATGCGTCGCATTCTGCGCAAGATCGCCGCCAATGAGTTTGACAGTCTGGGCGATACCTCAACCCTGGCCGATCCTGCGGTAGTGGATGAGCTGATTCAAAACCGGCTGAATAAGTAAGTCTGTGAATATCATCTGCCACTGGTGTCCGGCATGAAAATGTCGGACACTAGCACTCAGATTTAACCGAGTGGCACATAGCATGGCTAAGTTTCTGATCGCTGATGATCACCCTTTATTCAGAGAAGCTTTGGCTGGCGCCTTACAGCAGCGCTTTTCACCGCTGGAACTGGTGCAGTCCGACTCGCTTGACAGCACTCTGGCATGCATGCAGCAACATGATGATCTTGATCTGGTGTTGCTGGATTTGCATATGCCCGGTTCTGGTGATTTGTATGGTTTGATCCGGGTACGCCAGGACTTTCCTATGGTGCCGGTGGCTGTGATTTCCGGCAGTGAAAACCCACAGGTGGTGGCGAAGGTCATGAGCTTTGGCGCGCTGGGCTTTATTCCCAAGTCTTCCTCCTCAGAGCAAATCGCCGGTGCTATCAATGCCATTTTAGAAGGCGATAACTGGGTACCCGAAGCGCTACAGGGCGAAATTCAGTACATTGATGATCAAAACCGCGAACTGGCAGCCAAAGTCGCCGAACTGACCCCGCAGCAATACAAGGTGTTGTGTTTTATTCACAACGGCCTTCTGAACAAACAGATCGGCTATGAACTGGGCATTACCGAAGCGACAGTAAAAGCCCATGTGACTGCCATATTCCGCAAGCTTGATGTTTACAGCCGCACTCAGGCGGTACTGCTGGCAGAAAAGCTGCAACTCGAACCTCCGCAGAGTCCTGTTTCCCAGGACTGAACACTGTCGCTGTTAATGCCTGAAGGGATTGATATACTGACCTTTTATGGCTCATCAAAGGGAAGTAATTATGATCAACCCCAATCTGCCACTGACAGATTTGCATCGTCATCTGGACGGCAATATTCGCCCCCGCACTATCTGGGAACTGGCCCAACAACACGGTATTAAGTTGCCAGCAGACAGTTACGAAGCCTTACTGCCACTGACACAGGTACAGGGCCAGACCAGTGATCTGCTGGATTTTCTGCAAAAGCTGGATTACGGGGTTTCAGTGCTGGCCGATATCGATGCCTGCTACCGGGTGGCGATGGAAAATATGGAAGACGCTCACGAATCCGGGCTGGATTATGTAGAGCTGCGTTTTTCGCCTTACTATATGGCCCGCACCTTTGAGCTGGATATGGTGCAGGTGGTTGAAGCGGTTATCGACGGAGTCAGAGCCGGTAGTGAGAAGTTCGGTATTCAGGCTAACCTTATCGGTATTCTCAGCCGTACCTTTGGTGCCGAAATCTGCTGTAAGGAACTGGATTCTTTATTGGCCTGTAAAGACAGGATCACGGCGCTGGATTTAGCCGGTGATGAACTGGGCTATCCGGCGGAGCTGTTTCTGGATCACTTTAAGCTGGCCCGGGATGCCGGCTGGCAAATTACCGTGCATGCCGGCGAGGCAGACGGCCCGAAAAGTATCTGGAATGCCATAGAAAAACTCGGTGCCAGCCGTATCGGTCATGGTGTGGCCGCGACTCAGGATGACAAACTGATGGAGTACATGGCCAAAAATCTGATTGCGGTGGAGTCTTGTCCCACTTCCAATTATCAGACCGCCACCTTAAAGGCTATTGCTGATTCACCCATGCCGCTGTTTCTTGAGCGTGGCTTGTG comes from Lacimicrobium alkaliphilum and encodes:
- the add gene encoding adenosine deaminase: MINPNLPLTDLHRHLDGNIRPRTIWELAQQHGIKLPADSYEALLPLTQVQGQTSDLLDFLQKLDYGVSVLADIDACYRVAMENMEDAHESGLDYVELRFSPYYMARTFELDMVQVVEAVIDGVRAGSEKFGIQANLIGILSRTFGAEICCKELDSLLACKDRITALDLAGDELGYPAELFLDHFKLARDAGWQITVHAGEADGPKSIWNAIEKLGASRIGHGVAATQDDKLMEYMAKNLIAVESCPTSNYQTATLKAIADSPMPLFLERGLCVTLNTDDPAVSNINLENEYRVAKEIIGLSDAQLEQVQRNGVTAAFISEQDKKALYARKAETA
- a CDS encoding response regulator transcription factor — translated: MAKFLIADDHPLFREALAGALQQRFSPLELVQSDSLDSTLACMQQHDDLDLVLLDLHMPGSGDLYGLIRVRQDFPMVPVAVISGSENPQVVAKVMSFGALGFIPKSSSSEQIAGAINAILEGDNWVPEALQGEIQYIDDQNRELAAKVAELTPQQYKVLCFIHNGLLNKQIGYELGITEATVKAHVTAIFRKLDVYSRTQAVLLAEKLQLEPPQSPVSQD